GATTAATCCACTAACAGCACTCATAAATAAGTCTCTCCAACAAGGGGCCTTCCCAACACAGCTGTAAACTGCCAAGGTATACCCTAAATATAAAAGTAGACCAACCACGGATGCTAAAAGTTACAGACCAATTTCACTTATACCAACCTTTTCTAAGATCTTTGAAAAAATCGTCCTTAACAGACTAATATCTCATCTGGACCAAAATCTGCTGCTCACCAGCCAGCAACATGGCTTCCTTAAAGGAAGATCCACCTCCACTGCCTTAATACAGCTTACCGAGTAGATAATAGAACAATTAGAAGATGGCTCCTCAGTCACAAGTCTGTTCTTGGACtttagcaaggcttttgactgcctcAATTACAAGACACTTCTTAGAAAATTGGGAGCTCTGGGTATTGAGGGAAAGCCTAAACAATAGTTCCACAGTTACCTAAATGGCAGACAGCAATTAGTTGAGATTCAGCATGTAGAAAAAAACACTTGCCATAAAATACATTCCGAAACTGTCCCTATACGGAGAGGAGtaccacagggatcagtcctgtTCCTCCTCCTCAAAAATGACCTACCAGACCAGCTACAAGAATATTGCCAAACCacaatgtatgcagacgacactgtCATCACACTAACAGATAAATCAATAGAAACTCTAAACCGAAACCTCAATATAACCTTCAACAAGACTAAACAATACTGCACAGTAAACAAACTGGCTCTAAATGAAAAGAAAACTGTCCAGCTGAACTACTCCACTAAAAATAAAGACACAAACATATTAATTCCTGGGATAGAGGCACAAAATAGTACCAAATATCTCGGCATTATCATGGATTCAAAACTGACATGGAAACAGCATATTGATCAACTCTGTTTTCGAAATGTCCTTcgaaatttatcaaagttttgtatgTCTGATGTCTTAATGACggcttactatggattaatatttccGTATCTGTCGTACGGAAGTTCTCTGTGGGGGAGTTGTGtcatatcaaacttggaaagagtattcagactgcaaaaaaaagctgtttgaatcatcgcaaaattgaacaacagagagtcatgtcgaagtgccttcagggagctcaacttgctaactctacccagcttgtatattttagagacttcattttactgtcgatttcagtgtatattgaagcagggcagtgatatacacaaatacgagacaagagctcgggggcgctttcgagcccgacagcatagaacagcagcatttgaacgcctcccttctcaagctgggatcaaattcattaacaatctTCTTGAAATACTAAActtagaaacaaatccaaaaatattttaaacccaattaaaacactacctggtgtcttgtgctttttactcagttggcgagttcatggagtacacttgggattgatattcgcggcggtgttgcaatcctgggggttgaccccacgaattatgaattttgtttttttttgtatgtgtatgaatgtgagCCTGtgtgcaactgtatggaaagttgagtgaatggatttagtttttaagataaatactttaaaaaaattggtattattgactattgcaatacaatgtaatatatattgtcaacgcaataaaatatattctattctattctactcTGCAAGAAGCTATGCTCTGGTATTTATGTCATGAAGCAAGTTAGTGGTTTAGACACCGCAAAAACAGCTTACCATGCCCTGGTCGAGTCACACCTCAGGTATGGTTTAGTGGTCTGGGGAAGTACATCCAACAACTATCTACAAAGAGTCCTTACCCACCAAAAAGAGAGCTATAAGATGTTTAGCAGACCTCAAATATCAAGAAAGCTGCCGTGATGCATTTAAGGAGCTAAAAATCCTCACACTGACATCACTCTACATCCGTGAGGCAATTCTTCATGCCATCTCCACAAATCAAACAAGAAACAGAGACATTCACCATCACAATACACGGAACGCCTCAAGCTTTGCAATACCACCCCACCAtctacgagggggtacccaaaaaaaaccggaattgtattgctggcagccggcagcgtgtagtacacattcctgccgctaggcgtgtgtcgcgcaacccattgcgagctcagtgaccccagttccgttgtcctagtgcattctgttcattcgtagtgactgttttcgctaaccctgttttgttcttgtttcgtttttgtcatggcaagtttaagtgaacaacgtgcagctatgaaattttgtttttttacttggtaaaaatgctgcagaaactattttaatgttgaatacagcttacaaagatgatgctatggggaaaactcaggtctacgaatGGTTCGCTCgttttaaaaatggcgacatgtcgattgaagacaaacctcgttctggacgtccatcaacctctcgaacggacgaaaatgttgagaaaattcgtgaacttgtgctcaccgaccgtcgacagacaattgaggaactatcagagagtagtgggttaacttggagcttggttcagcgaattttaacaggagatttaggactgaaaagggttgctgccaaatttgttccccgacttctgactgaccatcaaaagacacatcgagttgaaacttgctgCCTTATGAAAGAACATCttgaaaatgatcccgattttctggaaaaggtaattactggtgatgagtcatggtgctatggttatgacccagaaacgaagcaacagtcaagccaatagaagtcgccatcttcacctcgtccaaaaaaaatgtcggcaagtcaaatcaaacatcaaaacgatgttgatttgcttttttgatgctaaaggcattgttcattctgagtgttcctccaggtcagactctcaaccaaacattttacgtatttggagattttaagaagattgcacaacagtgttcgccagaaaagacccgatttgtggcagactggagactggttcttccaccacgacaacgcaccggcacacacagccatctcagttgggcagtttttagccaaaaacggcatggttccgctgccccacgcaccttactcgcctgacctcgctccatgtgacttttttttatttccacacatgaaaagaggcttgaaaggtcaacgatttgacagcgttgaagaggttaagaaaaaaaaaagctcgagcttgcagccatttctaaagatgactacaaaaaatgttttgatcaatggaaataccgttgggacaagtgtattagttgtaatggagattattttgaaggagataaggtcgtattataaaaaatttgataatatataatttttataaaataattccggtttttttttttgggtaccccctcgtaagTCTCTTTGAAAAGAAGCCATCCTATAAAGGGGCCCTATATTTCAACAACCTACCAGAACAACTCAGAAATGAACCAACTCACAGCTTCAAGAACCAATTAACAACATGGCTGCAAGAAAGACCATTCTACTCAGAAAGAGAATTCCTCAACAACCAGCTTTAACAACACATCAAATCctcaaattttagttattattctgACGCATATACTGTTcttaatgaatatgtaaataaagattattgtatattgtctaattaattgttttgagCCATTTTCGCACCACATGGAGAAGTTGTGAGGTATGATCTTAATCATAATGATATTCTCATCATTATGGGAGGAATAAACAATACTTGGGCATtacaaacacagtttttttttagtaaaagtcCAATCAGTCATATAGTTCTAGTCTTTTCAGCTGTTGTTTAACTCATAGGAACATGTGTTGATGGTTTCACAAAGTTAAGAAGTGGTTATTCATTTAGTTACCTACTAGTTTTACAATATGGAGCTCATGAACGTATTTACGATTTTAATGATGCGAGGCTATGTAGATCGGATTAGATCTTATGAGGTGAGAAACCACTTTTCCATATTGCAACCTTATTTCAAGAAGAGACAGGCTGAGTCAAGGACCTTCTCATAACAGGAAGATCGAAGTCAGCTACTAGTAATTATATGTCAATGgatattttcaatgtgttttagAGAATCCCAATGTctattttgtttcaaaagttttaaattcttcCCAAATGACAGTAAGCAAAGTTTTGCGCAGTAACGAATTTAACCCATGATTTTGGCTTCTGTGCGGTGATATTACTTGGGTTCATTTGCTTCAGTCTGGACATGCCGTTCATCCACGATGATTTATATCTTTGAGAGGCAGTCCATTGAATGTTTTAGGGcttttttacacctgaagaagagggttgATATTAATCctcaaaatataacattgtactttattgtaacatataacgatggcaaatgtccggaatccTTTCAATTGTTTtctcctttttatttatttttaattgcttgtTGAGCGATGGATATGGGACTCCCACTCAGGCACAAATCTTTAATAGTGTTATTggatgtgtattatttattttaatttctgtgtttttatatttgtaagaaagatattgaattgtattgtttttttagaGATTTGAGAAATACTTGTATAGACATTTCTATACttataacagaaattaaaattattactattattactgaCTTTCATCTCTATGGATGCAAGtccaatttcttaaaatattacagtgCTTCTCACCATTAGTAATtgcttgttaaaaatattatgagaaaCTAAATCCCAAGGCTCATTTTAGCAAGATATAAGCATTTAGACGTAgccaatattgtaataaaatatattttaattgcttgataatataataatgtgCACAATAAATACTAGTaggaatattatttcaattaactaaGAATTAAGTCAGCCTAGCTGGCAGGAATCTCTCACTTTATAGTACTAAAATCTATCCTCGCTTCGTTATTTACGTAATTAGTTTTCTTGAAATAGCCAGAGGCCATAGTTAGACCACTGTTCTAGACTATTTGCTGTTTTAGAATCTAGTATAAGGCAAGATCCCAATTTGCGTCTTCAGTTGTACTTTGTCAGGCCCTTCAGAATAATTCATTCCTGTATTCTCCATATTTCCAGCTGTTTGTGCATGTCATTTATCTAGTAGTCAGCTTTTGTATTTGTTCGTTCTAATTAATGAGGGGTTTAATCTACAAGGTGGTGGTTTGGAGTTTCTGAGATATTTCCAGAACTCAAAATTTTGATGATTGTGGGTGGCTGTTGAAACTGATCTTCATTTTTTGGTATAATTTCTGAATCATTCAAGACTGTGGGTCTTGTTGAATGCATCGTCAGAAGTGACAATTAGAAACCTGTGAAGGTGCGAGGGACAGTTGAAGGTATCAAACATCGTCTACAGCCATGAGGAGTCAGAGAGTGAGAGTGATTTTTTGAGATTTTCAAAGGTTACTATAGAAAAGTTAACGTTACGATGTATCAAGTCTAGAATGTTGTACAGCTGAATTTGCCAATTTAAATCAGAGCTTCTGATTGTGGTCTCCTCATACAATtgaactgaaaatgttttaatcccAAGTTCAGATATTTTTAACAGCCCATAAGATAGCAATGGagaggtttaaatataatttttcagccTCAATTGTACTTTAGTTTCTGTTATGAGGTCTTTTGTTAGTAGCCTACTACCAGGAGTGTTTCCTATacgtaaaagaaaaaataagCACTATAGCATCGGAGACTGAGTTCGCAACACGAGGTTTTACTGGTCGTCTAATTCTTTACAACATCTTGTATTTTACTGCAAACAAACATATTCATTCaagatgtttaaatttaatgtattccTCTTTGTTTTAGGTTTGACATGGATCAGCAATTTTCCTTACGCTGGAACAATTATGTCAGTCAGCTCACCGACGCCTTCGGTTCTCTCCGATATGAGGAAGACCTGGTGGACGTGACACTGAGTTGTGAAGGAGGAAGGTTGAAAGCACACAAAATGCTACTCTCAGCATGTAGTTCATATTTTCGtgatatttttaaggtaaatatatGGATGAGGATTTAGAATACATATGTATAATCTTTAGTGTTTCTTGTATGTTTAACTATTTTGAGATGTATGCTAAAAACACATGTCTAACTtgctttattattgtttagttatatgttcttaatttttaaatattgttgtttgagtctaaaataaaaatttataatgatacAAATATAGGCGCTGTTTATTGTGCAATTGTGCAGGATAAGACTGATTCATATCATTTTACTTACCGATTTACTGAGTTCACTGAGAGGTCATCATCACTAAGAACTGATGATATATCACTATTCCAACAGAATCGTCATCACAACCAGTAATTTCTGTTATAACTAAACCAAACTTGGTAATGGTCCACACATGAGTTCTTAAGTATAAAACATCATTCCAGCCACGTACTTACCTCATCTTACATTTGAACACATTGAAAGTTTATTTCTAATGTGCTCTGAAAGTATGTTAAAAATTTAggaccaataataaaaaattgaatttttgtaaaataaaaattgtggaaTAAAGTATTCATAGCGCTGTGTTGGTAATTGTTTGTTCtctatattttttccaaattggatgcatatattttccaaacatcacagaaaTTAAAGTTATTAGGTACACACAATGTTGACACATTGAAAGAAactaaggtattaaaaatattgggTAGTGAATCGTTACTGAATTTCTTGCATATCGTTAGCGATAAAATTTGATAGACCACTGCAGTTTCTTGGCATTTCCTGCAAATACAGCTGATGGCGATAAACCTTTCTACTCCACATAGGGGTTAAGTACAgtattaaagttgtttatttggtttgaaaatagactagagaaATGGAAATTTTTGTCCAGGAAAACTGGGAAAACTAGGAATTTGAAGAGGTTTTGAGTAGCCACTTTGTAGAGCTGCCAGaactttaaccccccccccccaggctTTGAAAGTATGGAGTCTGTTcacctaaaaatgttttaaaatataaggtccaaaacaatattttaatgtaattctgAGGTGTAGGGGAATGTTTTCTGCATAtacaaaaactgttaatttttttgaGAGAGATACTGGAACACTGTTCCAATGGATTCAGCCTCAACATGAACtctgtatataaatgtttatttgtattgtacattaaaaaatatttatattataaacgcCTAACAGAAGGGGTTTGGTTTCAGGAGAATCCGTGTCAGCACCCTGTAATTGTTTTCCGCAATGTTAAGTTAAGAGATCTACAAGCGATCTTGGACTTTGTTTATAAAGGAGAAGTAAATGTTCTGCAGGAACACCTCGAATCATTCTTAGGGACTGCAGAATTATTGGAAATCAAAGGCTTGACTGAAGGCAATGGAAAAGAAATCACGTTAGAAGAGAAAGAAGAAGAATGTAGTGGTGTTACATCAAAGGTAAGTGTAGATTACAGtactttagtatttattattattattattgtttattatttctgtGAAATATCTAGatcttattgaaattattatttgaagatttagtttgaatgttgagtttagatccatTTTACATTGCGGTTAGTGTAGTGTttgaagatgaaatggagctaaactcaacattcacattaaaacaacccttctcaccataacTACGTTATATGTTTTCCATTTTACAATAAGCGGATATATGgtcttttttccaaattgtaaataaaacacatagATACATTTTGGAATCTTTTGTATTCGCTCAccgtttttttttaagaatgctGTTGTCATATGgtggaaaacaataataaaacactgacAGGATATTAGATTTACAAGTTGCAACCTAGCCGTCTCAGGCAATACTTAATCCAGCTGACGGTGTTCTTTCCAAATCTAAAATAGTGTAACTTTGCCAGTAGCGTATTATGGTCGATAGAGTCGAACGCCTAAGTGTGGTCAAACATAAACACTATGCTACACAGGCCTTTGTCTCTCACATCAAATAAATTACTGACCATATTAGTCAGAGCAGTACATGTGATGTGGTTCCCTCTGAACCCTGATTGGGGTTTTGGTAAATTCATTCAGTACCCATGTAATTCATTATCTGCTGAACAGCCACTTACTCTcttgttattttagaaataactgGCAGTGATTGGAATTGGTAGTGGGTGGACTATACTGATTTTAAACTGTGGAAATTTTCCGTATTTAAAGGTTTCATTTATCAAATGAGTTAAAGCTTCTATAACATATGGACTTAATGCTTTGATCATGTCAATTAATATGTCATCTCTGTCAACTGCTTTAGATGTGATCTTATTCATAGCAGAATTTACTTCGTCCTTACTAACTtctgtaaaagtaaaatgtttattgacattATCTCTTTCGTTTTGGAAATAACATAAGAGAATCTCTTCATCAGTGTTGTACATTGCTCATATtctagcaaaatatttatttattttattaatttgtaatatctcCTCATTCAATCTATTTTTTCGCCCACTACACAACTTCGTTTTAAACAATTCCCAAATTTAATTGAATCTTGACATCCAGTCAATTGTAATATCAAAATAGGTTTTCTTGGCTTTTCTTATTTGTTAATTCTGcccatttcttaaattttttaaaaacttcacttTTTCTGCAGTGTTGTCTTCCAAAATATTCTCAgttgtttttctgtttttatttttgtcaaaaaatcaTAAGTATGTTCTTTTTATATcgcttttatattatattatgtaattaatacttcagtgttttaaattttatttgtccTTTTTGTATTCTATCAATCAATGCATGTTACATCAAAGATAATCTTTTCTATATCAAAATTATTGTAGTCTCTGTATCTGTTATATTTATTGGAGATTCTGCttgatgtataattttaaatgcaataaacagATAATTTATCTGCACTCCTCTGCAATCCTTTATGCTAGACGCATCATTAGCACCATTGCAAAGTAGTTTGGTAGTCTTTTCGTTTTTATGAGATCTATAAAACGCAATAAGTAACGCCATGATATAATTTTCAAGATGAAACATAGGAAGAGATTCACAATTAATGAACTCCTGTACAGTAATACCaggaatatttgtatataactcATTACGTAGAATGTTAAACTCTAGCAATACATCCTTGGTGCTCTATGCATTCTGACAGAGTATAACCAAATCGCAATTTCTTCTGTAATCAATGCATTGCCAGAGCAAAGCACCCGAGGAAATACACCCTCCTATTTCTTTAACAGACTACAGATAGATAATTATGAGTTTAAAGAAACCTTCATGAGTGTGCTAGTCTCAGGCACTTTAACTGGTTTTCTTGACTACTGTCACGAAGTACTGGCTCCGAGGGATGGGTGTATGTGTGAAACGTGAAGCACCAGTAAAAACCAGTAAAAAATAGTGAAAAGAAATGTCACTGTCTTTTGTGCATCATGAAATAgacataatttattctgtatagcTATGAACAGAACGTGTTATTCAGGTGATATGTCCAGTATAGAATTGTTGAACaaaggatgtttttttttaaacatgaacaGCAGAGTGCAGTATTTCCACATCACACCTTTAGAGAGTTCTTGCTCCTTTTAAACGTCTACTAGTTACGGATACACTCTGCCTTACATAGTTGTGTATAATTGGGAAGTTATGCACGGATTTTATGAGCAGCACATGatccaatattttatatatatatatatatatatatatatatatatatatatatatatatcgatggATACCATAGATACTGAGCTACTACAGTGGCTCATGGCGGTGAAGATATGGCGTTCTTCAAGCCACTATAATAGCTTTGtacattattagatataaaaatataagtagcgAACAGCAGGTGCTGGCACTTCATGCACCTTTTGACCATCAAAAGTTTTGACACCATGGTACTAAAAAGAtcttaatgtttgaattttgttatCCAGAATGGTCAGAGAATAGTGAGAGAAAGAGTTCAGCTCGACACAAGAACTGCCTCTCAGTTATCACCCAAACGTGCCTCCGCTCGGTCAAAGAGTCCACCAGTCAAGAAGCGGAGAATGTTGAGCAGCCGAACCAAGCCTTCTGAAAGAAATCAAAGTGAAGTTGAAGAGGAAACAGATGAGGCTCCCATTGATGTGAAGATTGAGGAAGAGGAGTTAGCCGAAGAACTAAGTTTTGAAGAAGATGAGGAAAACTTGAAGATGCCTCTCAGCCCTACTTCTGATCCACTACATGTACCTGATGATTCTCAGTCATCCTTTGTGAACTTGGAGTCATCTTCAACAAAAGCTACCTCAAgtaagttttcttaaaatcatacttttagtactaatacattattatctttttgtttgtttaaagttagttattgaCAATGCAAGGTTTGACAGgattacggacatttgccatcgttatggttacaaaaggtataacacaacgttttaaggattggaatctatcctcttcgtcaggtgggggaagtattagtaaaaaaaatagagaacagaaagaagtatAAGGGTCATTTTCAAATTGAGAGCAAATATCATTCCCAGGctaataacattttagtaaatgaacaaatagaaattataataggTTAAAGATTAACAAAAGTATGCTAAGTAGTTAAATAgacccatttaaaaataaaatgatagttATTGTCCAATAAATGTTATAACTCTCATTTTGTCCCCTCACTGACTGTCACCAACAGTTACCATGAGAATGTGTCTACAAATCtacaatataaatctatattctTCAATTGTAATACAAGGAGTAAGTCATCTTCCAATTATAATCTCTTTGACCATAACCTGTGAATAAATCAATATGATTTCTAAATAAAggatattttgtcttttttttgcATGTCCCCAGAACTATCTCTTAAGACAACAACCTTTTTTCCAAATGCCACAAAAACACGAATTCAGTTCCAGCGTTCCCTGTCTTGTGTGTTATGAGTTGTGGATATTCGGCGTTACAGGTTAATATTGTTCTTGTTCAACAAATTCGTAAAATCTTCTTTTAAAACCCACTCtaggtaattatttatttgcgtatattaacccttttaaccccgacgtccgtactatacggacgtcgtaaaaatggcgtcaactcccgacgtccgtatagtgcggacgtgtactttttattactttactggccacctatttcaccaaatgctttgaaatttcacagacttgtgcacaaagatattttgcatcgaaatatattagtttgtaatggtttgacttcgtattttgtcagtctgtgactgagcaattgcagttcgtctcgactgactgctcacgcttgttgcagacagctgtatatcacgtatATCAGCtgttcttcacagttttaggttaaagcagtgtaaagtacggcagttaaagtttagtttattatttgtttgatttcaaaatgagtaaaagacatcgttcaaagtctcccgtaagtgaaaatacactaattagtaacctagttgcaaatggtgtggatgtgattagtgacgacgatttgagtgatggatatcttaaaaatttacattttgtagtgatgtacatattgttttaaactttttttaaatttatattatgaacagttttagttattttgtcagaaataactttggttttatgtttattttaagtacagtgaattttaaatatcttgttaCGTTGCCTTGCCcaaaaatggcaaaaagaaaaatttacacggctttacaaaaattgatgttactccacttgtaaatcaggtaggcctataatttttgtttccttttattaagaattaaatatatcataaagtaaattggtatttttgtgtcaaatatttttttatctatatggtttctatgatcaaacttgaaattttttcatttttatttattttttatatattcatatgtatgtaaaaaaaattactttcaaaataataattttatttgtatatttctgtaagctaaatgtataaagaagtaaaacaaaaaaagaattacctaaatatcttaaaaaataactgagttatgaattttttacaaaacccttacatttagTCTGCAAaaggcttgggatttctggcacatcgcttgatttaatggccggggttaaaagggttaattagATGTCTACTCGCGACGGTAATGTAACAACGTATTTCTTGAACAAGTGCGTTGTTGAATTAGCGGAAATCCTCGATAGAATGTCTCCTCGCGGACTGTCTCCTAGCAGACGTTACCGTAGAGACAGTCTCTTCATGGACGTCCGCGAATGTACCTGCAGACGTCGGCGCTGAGACATTTTCCATCGGCGAGTAGACTTTTCATaaccttaattaaaattttaagaataatttatgtttttaataagttttcttCTTATGGTAATAACCCTTACAGCCTCATGCGACTATCATAGCAGCCAGCAGAGGCAGTTTCCTCCTCCCCAGCAATACTCATGGTATCTAGAGGATTATTTTACAATACCTCACTAACTTTGTTAACCCTTACAACCCCATATGTCTTTCACAGCAACCAGCAGTAGGAGTTCCCTGCTTCCCAGCTATATAGTTTTTGTAAGTgctattttaattactatttttctttctttatagtttcattaaaaatgggaaataagaaaaataaaagctCTGCAGAAGACGCAAAAAAAGAAAGAACTCGAGAAAGGGAACTTGCCAATGCAAAAAATCGCAGATACAAAGCAAATTTGTCTGAAGAAAAGTTAGAAAAAAAACGGCAAAGAGATAGAGAACGGTACCATCGCttaaaacaggaaaaaaaaataaagttggttGGTGAAATGACAGAAAAAGAGAAGAAACAGAACAGAAAAGTTTGGAGAAAACGAAAGGCTGCGCTTAGAAAGAAGAATAAAGAAGATGAAGAGTTATTAAGAAACACTCCACCCAACAGTGACACTGAAGACTTAGCATTTACCGAGAGATTCTCGTCAAAAGCAAGTTGATCCAAACAAGTTCTTCCTCAAATAGAtcattttgtttgtgttttgcaCATGGTCAATAAACTTAACTTTAGAGTCTCATCTTAAGTTTGggttaggtttttaatttttataattcacaaatattgtgaaattttcttgtctttataaatttatatttattaaacgaaattatttaaatcaatgaGTGGAAACGTATTACatcttcaatttttttatttagggaTCAGTGCCTCACTGTTACATATTGTTATACTTTTATGATAATGCAAAAAAGGAGTTAAACACGATTCAAGGAACAGCTGttagtaatacttttaataaaacccAACACATTGTCAGTGATTGTAGAcgattgtaaattgtaaattctttattgaacatattcttagagaacagtacaatttaaaaattcatttatcgtgtaaaatggatggtcttgaagccagagttttagtttgtgtccaaactgcagcCGGTCTCTCCTCTTCAG
This genomic stretch from Homalodisca vitripennis isolate AUS2020 chromosome 6, UT_GWSS_2.1, whole genome shotgun sequence harbors:
- the LOC124364586 gene encoding longitudinals lacking protein, isoforms H/M/V-like isoform X10: MIRLERNLGFWNVFVWFDMDQQFSLRWNNYVSQLTDAFGSLRYEEDLVDVTLSCEGGRLKAHKMLLSACSSYFRDIFKENPCQHPVIVFRNVKLRDLQAILDFVYKGEVNVLQEHLESFLGTAELLEIKGLTEGNGKEITLEEKEEECSGVTSKNGQRIVRERVQLDTRTASQLSPKRASARSKSPPVKKRRMLSSRTKPSERNQSEVEEETDEAPIDVKIEEEELAEELSFEEDEENLKMPLSPTSDPLHVPDDSQSSFVNLESSSTKATSSKKKSTHCQRRKFR
- the LOC124364586 gene encoding longitudinals lacking protein, isoforms H/M/V-like isoform X7, with amino-acid sequence MIRLERNLGFWNVFVWFDMDQQFSLRWNNYVSQLTDAFGSLRYEEDLVDVTLSCEGGRLKAHKMLLSACSSYFRDIFKENPCQHPVIVFRNVKLRDLQAILDFVYKGEVNVLQEHLESFLGTAELLEIKGLTEGNGKEITLEEKEEECSGVTSKNGQRIVRERVQLDTRTASQLSPKRASARSKSPPVKKRRMLSSRTKPSERNQSEVEEETDEAPIDVKIEEEELAEELSFEEDEENLKMPLSPTSDPLHVPDDSQSSFVNLESSSTKATSSEKHYLSHLPGTLRRVCAICPPSDQSRTSYWCPGCNSAIHKQCYYKLTHEWRPTWKKRTFPN
- the LOC124364586 gene encoding longitudinals lacking protein, isoforms H/M/V-like isoform X4, producing MIRLERNLGFWNVFVWFDMDQQFSLRWNNYVSQLTDAFGSLRYEEDLVDVTLSCEGGRLKAHKMLLSACSSYFRDIFKENPCQHPVIVFRNVKLRDLQAILDFVYKGEVNVLQEHLESFLGTAELLEIKGLTEGNGKEITLEEKEEECSGVTSKNGQRIVRERVQLDTRTASQLSPKRASARSKSPPVKKRRMLSSRTKPSERNQSEVEEETDEAPIDVKIEEEELAEELSFEEDEENLKMPLSPTSDPLHVPDDSQSSFVNLESSSTKATSIYFTKKFGGEWIKKKNQRPPTGNLPKTTFGLRILTGRMLRLCKVCSTEKVKHRTVYVCVLCEKGVHPRCLNFHQCKKLK
- the LOC124364586 gene encoding longitudinals lacking protein, isoforms H/M/V-like isoform X6 — translated: MIRLERNLGFWNVFVWFDMDQQFSLRWNNYVSQLTDAFGSLRYEEDLVDVTLSCEGGRLKAHKMLLSACSSYFRDIFKENPCQHPVIVFRNVKLRDLQAILDFVYKGEVNVLQEHLESFLGTAELLEIKGLTEGNGKEITLEEKEEECSGVTSKNGQRIVRERVQLDTRTASQLSPKRASARSKSPPVKKRRMLSSRTKPSERNQSEVEEETDEAPIDVKIEEEELAEELSFEEDEENLKMPLSPTSDPLHVPDDSQSSFVNLESSSTKATSNENPPTSRGGGSDSGSFIGIEKLPEKKQRICCVCSKMSRDKRRRSRTVCVRCKKGVHGICFVKHFCS
- the LOC124364586 gene encoding sex determination protein fruitless-like isoform X2, with product MFDMDQQFSLRWNNYVSQLTDAFGSLRYEEDLVDVTLSCEGGRLKAHKMLLSACSSYFRDIFKENPCQHPVIVFRNVKLRDLQAILDFVYKGEVNVLQEHLESFLGTAELLEIKGLTEGNGKEITLEEKEEECSGVTSKNGQRIVRERVQLDTRTASQLSPKRASARSKSPPVKKRRMLSSRTKPSERNQSEVEEETDEAPIDVKIEEEELAEELSFEEDEENLKMPLSPTSDPLHVPDDSQSSFVNLESSSTKATSISLKMGNKKNKSSAEDAKKERTRERELANAKNRRYKANLSEEKLEKKRQRDRERYHRLKQEKKIKLVGEMTEKEKKQNRKVWRKRKAALRKKNKEDEELLRNTPPNSDTEDLAFTERFSSKAS